Proteins co-encoded in one Setaria viridis chromosome 9, Setaria_viridis_v4.0, whole genome shotgun sequence genomic window:
- the LOC117839222 gene encoding uncharacterized protein, which produces MAAPPSPPSPSPSGEIAVHRFSGAMDASSSPSRTELLSMVKKHSHLIGWTIVDAEDDASDVGMDDKFWHEMLDLFFVRGGKSKRSEEDDLVFFVNNMKLHGYGFNDNMEDPPPFFVRRWAPTLEKVINVNTLEVDWERSFYLNLIAHTSYTVTVAIFSIGDLHNRAAKSKQLSPVYKVTKTVYASPSRVNFHLDRRKAVETVPAYPNIYFSVDDFDDTFDAVVLSDPEHCYCVILNAHDGAAFPEETESKNPGSNVQPELSSGSAQEKPPKRTLFSGYVSYQNVREAYDAGRSKFGSLLSLGHDHTKLDRLYMRGPEGRGEVEVAVSGIADQSREKSKKDPGDSFRVLVHRAASAASKLAKHAYESASANKRMDDELVPLKCCLMSVSLPWDYIAHDLLHKDTPPLDF; this is translated from the exons ATGGCggcgccgccttctcctccgtCCCCCTCCCCGTCGGGAGAGATCGCCGTCCACAGATTCAGCGGCGCCATGGATGCGTCATCATCGCCCTCTAG GACTGAGTTGTTGAGCATGGTGAAGAAACACTCACATTTGATTGGGTGGACGATTGTTGATGCCGAGGATGATGCGTCAGATGTTGGAATGGATGATAAGTTCTGGCATGAAATGCTTGATCTTTTCTTTGTGCGTGGTGGGAAATCAAAGAGAAGTGAAGAGGATGACCTTGTCTTCTTTGTTAATAATATG AAATTGCATGGTTATGGGTTCAATGATAATATGGAAGATCCACCTCCCTTTTTTGTACGGAGATGGGCCCCCACG CTTGAAAAGGTCATCAATGTTAATACACTGGAGGTTGATTGGGAACGTTCCTTCTATTTGAATTTAATAGCTCACACGTCATACACTGTTACAGTTGCAATATTTAG CATTGGAGATCTTCACAACCGCGCAGCGAAAAGCAAACAGTTATCTCCTGTTTATAAG GTTACAAAAACTGTATACGCGTCCCCTAGCCGTGTAAATTTTCATCTCGACCGAAGGAAG GCTGTAGAAACGGTACCTGCAtatcccaacatttatttttctgtgGACGACTTCGATGATACTTTTGATGCAGTG GTTTTGTCAGATCCTGAACACTGCTATTGTGTGATTCTCAACGCACATGATGGGGCAGCATTTCCTGAAGAAACTGAGTCCAAGAATCCTGGTTCAAATGTACAGCCTGAACTGAGCTCTGGGAGTGCCCAAGAGAAACCACCAAAG AGAACTCTCTTCTCAGGTTATGTGAGCTACCAAAACGTCCGTGAGGCTTATGATG CTGGCAGATCAAAATTTGGGAGCTTACTCTCACTTGGGCATGACCACACTAAACTTGACAGACTTTATATGAGGGGCCCAGAAGGGCGTGGAGAAGTGGAAGTAGCTGTTTCTGGTATTGCAG ATCAGAGCCGTGAGAAGTCAAAGAAAGATCCAGGAGATAGCTTCCGGGTCCTTGTTCACAGGGCAGCTTCTGCTGCATCAAAGCTAGCAAAGCATGCTTACGAGTCTGCATCTGCTAACAAGCGAATGGATGATGAGCTTGTGCCTCTGAAGTGCTGCTTGATGTCTGTGTCTCTTCCTTGGGACTACATTGCCCATGACCTTTTGCACAAG GACACACCTCCATTGGATTTCTGA